In Rhodohalobacter barkolensis, the following proteins share a genomic window:
- a CDS encoding ABC transporter permease, with the protein MSLLMHIIQNEWKSLLRGKWVIGYGLIFLVLTDTLLRFGGGGAETLLSLSNVMLLFVPLVGMIYGILYIYQSREFVELLLTQPINRGVLYWGLFLGISTPLMAAFIIGSMLPLGWHGILMIDGMASAMVLALGGILTLIFASLGFVFGLMFYEDKIKGFGFTIVVWLFLAILYDGLVLMLVFLFGDYPLENFVIAVSMLNPIDLARIMVMLEFDVSALMGYTGAVFNRFFGTAMGISVASAMLLVWLAVPSWIGLNVFRKKDF; encoded by the coding sequence AATTTTTCTGGTTCTGACTGATACACTGTTACGATTTGGCGGAGGGGGTGCAGAAACACTTCTGAGCCTGAGTAACGTAATGCTGTTGTTTGTGCCGCTGGTGGGCATGATTTACGGAATTCTGTATATCTATCAGTCGCGTGAGTTTGTGGAACTTTTACTGACACAGCCGATCAACCGGGGCGTCCTCTATTGGGGTCTCTTCTTGGGAATATCCACTCCGTTGATGGCGGCGTTTATTATTGGGTCGATGCTCCCGCTCGGGTGGCACGGAATCCTGATGATTGACGGGATGGCATCAGCGATGGTTCTGGCACTGGGTGGAATATTGACTCTCATTTTCGCTTCCCTGGGATTTGTTTTCGGTTTGATGTTCTATGAAGATAAAATCAAGGGATTTGGATTTACGATCGTGGTGTGGCTCTTCCTGGCAATACTCTATGATGGCCTGGTTTTAATGCTGGTATTTCTATTCGGCGACTACCCGCTGGAGAATTTTGTGATAGCCGTTTCCATGCTCAACCCGATCGATCTGGCCCGGATCATGGTGATGCTCGAATTTGATGTCTCCGCCCTGATGGGCTATACCGGTGCTGTATTTAATCGCTTTTTTGGAACCGCGATGGGGATTTCAGTGGCAAGTGCTATGCTTTTGGTTTGGCTTGCAGTGCCGAGCTGGATCGGTCTCAATGTTTTCAGAAAGAAAGACTTTTAG